In Saccharomycodes ludwigii strain NBRC 1722 chromosome III, whole genome shotgun sequence, one DNA window encodes the following:
- the SQS1 gene encoding Sqs1p (similar to Saccharomyces cerevisiae YNL224C | SQS1 | SQuelch of Splicing suppression), with product MYKKNTKGRRKRGTGARGGRGRGKFNYNQQSHFNKKPRSDGNAADDFLPLVGGGDLSNPNAISDLYFGNINSAPNSMKMAALGRRRYKSGQFPNSDEDMNTKNLPLRKRPMIFVKSKEIYDPSKDLIDLLITKNNAKNNYQGTLETKPNDAVESQATNQVVDKLEVVENGEDGRNTDKNKDEKYSSDENEELLEEYDNTSSSDGYVSGEDLYNYDIDHENENILPQENIFFVDGQGTNINIENIPETIVGDENEKIKNTEFQDTLKIGKVQLNLVENGEDVELIPFKKKININNEKKIDLDTKMNRLNINEFFDKDEKSKTQKDTEYNNTTPKSENENENDEPEFGFLDADFVANSSEIEITNIALGGDFQNNMYYTKSFKYFGNYNFHWVDTDVVEDILGELGLPEERYASYFGFIKDKLVKPEEEPQPTYSDVYISESGDEYDNSEYFVNRNFDYIPSDHEEEMYSKEITDDMREGLEDLISYSTAYEGDRNMEYESHSIATKGKGKNRKLFFDNNSDMDDEQRLILQSKFSLRLDRKATKRKTKIDYLNEEHINSTDLLLKYPYGMHVENIKDEFKSYLSRPNQEFLVFPPFDSHGNQTIVKFSKHFNTKAQTRRKGKSSSVTVHKSKKTNRKSPNYGLIDQLCRQRRVFMRSDTRDPSLAAQDIDDENPKKHKYHVREGEIIGENAPEISHDNIGRRLLEKLGWKHGEGLGIHGNKGIVVPLQVTVKKTKKGLGHATKEP from the coding sequence atgtataaaaaaaatactaaaggtagaagaaaaagaggtaCTGGAGCTAGAGGCGGTAGAGGTAGAGGAAAGTTTAATTATAATCAACAGTCAcatttcaacaaaaaacCAAGGTCAGATGGAAATGCAGCTGACGATTTTTTACCTCTAGTTGGCGGTGGTGATTTATCTAATCCAAATGCAATTTCAGATCTTTACTTTGGGAATATAAATTCGGCACCAAATTCAATGAAAATGGCCGCATTAGGCAGGAGAAGGTATAAATCAGGACAATTTCCCAATAGCGATGAAGACATGAACACAAAAAATCTTCCTTTAAGAAAAAGACCTAtgatttttgttaaatctaaagaaatatatgatCCCTCAAAAGATTTGattgatttattaataacaaaaaacaatgcAAAGAATAATTACCAAGGAACTCTAGAAACTAAACCAAACGATGCTGTTGAATCGCAAGCAACAAACCAAGTTGTTGATAAACTGGAGGTTGTAGAAAACGGCGAAGATGGAAGAAACACTgacaaaaacaaagatgAAAAATACAGTTCAGATGAGAACGAAGAGCTACTGGAAGAATATGATAACACTTCCTCTTCAGATGGGTACGTTTCAGGAGAAGATCTCTATAATTATGACATAGATCATGagaatgaaaatattttgccTCAAgaaaacatatttttcGTTGATGGACAGGGTACGAATATCAATATAGAAAACATACCCGAAACCATAGTAGgagatgaaaatgaaaaaataaagaatacCGAGTTTCAAGATACACTTAAAATTGGGAAAGTCCAATTAAATTTAGTTGAAAATGGTGAGGATGTAGAACTTATACCTTTtaagaagaaaattaatatcaataacgaaaaaaaaattgatttagACACTAAAATGAATagattaaatataaacgagttttttgataaagatGAGAAATCAAAAACTCAGAAAGATACTGAATACAATAATACTACACCTAAAAGCGAAAACGAAAACGAAAACGATGAACCTGAATTTGGGTTTTTAGATGCAGATTTTGTTGCCAATTCTTCTGAGATAGAAATAACAAACATAGCATTGGGTGGCGACTTTCAAAACAATATGTACTACACGAAAtctttcaaatattttggcAATTATAATTTCCATTGGGTGGACACAGATGTTGTGGAAGATATATTAGGAGAATTGGGATTACCTGAAGAAAGATATGCCTCTTATTTTGGATTCattaaagataaattaGTTAAACCTGAGGAAGAACCCCAGCCAACTTATTCCGATGTTTACATTTCAGAAAGTGGAGATGAATATGATAACAGTGAGTATTTTGTTAATAGAAACTTTGATTATATTCCATCAGATCACGAAGAGGAAATGTACTCAAAAGAGATTACCGATGATATGAGAGAAGGATTGGAGGATCTAATCTCTTATAGTACTGCTTATGAGGGAGACAGGAATATGGAATATGAATCCCATAGTATAGCAACTAAGGGGAAGGGGAAAAACaggaaacttttttttgacaaTAATTCAGACATGGACGACGAACAAAGATTAATTTTGCAATCAAAATTTTCCTTAAGATTAGACCGCAAGGCCACCAAAAGAAAGACAAAAATAGACTATCTCAACGAAGAACATATAAATTCTACGGATTTATTACTCAAATACCCATATGGTATGCATGTAGAAAATATTAAGGATGAATTCAAAAGCTATCTTAGTAGACCTAATCAAGAATTTTTGGTATTTCCACCTTTTGATTCGCATGGAAATCAAACTATTGTTAAATTTTCGAAACATTTTAATACAAAGGCGCAGACAAGAAGAAAGGGAAAATCAAGTAGTGTAACTGTTCacaaaagtaaaaaaacaaacaggAAATCACCCAATTACGGGTTGATAGATCAACTATGCAGACAAAGAAGGGTTTTTATGAGATCTGATACAAGGGATCCGTCATTAGCAGCCCAAGACATAGACGATGAAAAT